TTTATATTAGTTCGACCTGAGCACCTGATCGATGAAGTGACAGCAGTAATACCACTACAACATATTAGCTTCTTAGTTTCTCAAGCTAGAGGGGTTGATTTAACTAAGCCGGGGTTGCCTAAGTTATCAGAGCATCTGGCTAAGTCATTATAATATCCGACACCCCCTGTAGGATATTTAGGAGCCTTACATTAAGTACGGCTCCTTTTTTTGTATTTTAAGCGGCTATTCTGAGCGTTTAGCGACTTGATTAATTTCAATCAATTTCGAATTGGAGATAGAGGTGTTTACTTCAAACGGCGTTCCGTCTTTAAGGTATGTCACTTCTCGTACACACATTACGGGTTGGTTTGGTGCTAAGTCTAATAAATTACGTACGTTTTCATCTTCGACAATGATAGGTTTGAGTTGTTGCAAACTCTCATTCACTTTTTGTTTTGTCGTGGTTTCGACGTACTTGTATTTAGATTTTTCAAGGATCGATACGTTTAAATTAGGAAACATAGAGACAGGCATGAAAAAGTCTTCAAGCGTAATAGGGATACTGTCAAACTGCATTAAACGAACAATATGATAAACATAATCTGATGTCTTAATATGCAGTTCCTGAGCAATTTGCTCGTCAGGTTTCTCAATATTTATCGATATGACTTTTCGCTTTGCCAACATCCCTTGCTGTTTTGCGCGTTCGTTAAACGAGGTCAGTTCATGATAATGGGTTTGTTTGACTAATTTAGGTTCGCCAACAAATAGCCCAGAGCCATTTACGCGATAAATTAAACCTTCATCAATCAGCGTTCGAGTCGCTTCTCGAATTGTCATCCGGCTCATATTAAATTGCTTAGCGAGCGCACTTTCAGAGCCGAGCTTATCTCCTTTGCGAAGTTGATTGTTCTTAATAAATCGAACAATGTGTTCGCAAACCTCTTGCTTCTTCGTTTTTGCCATCATCAGAACTGCTAGTAACCTGTATAGACATATTATGAGGCAATCGAGGATCACCTTGCAACTCTATCCACAGTGTTACTCCGTATTAAAAGGAGAATCGAATCTAGGATTTACATTCCTTGACGTTATTCGAGGATTTTTGAGGTTAAAATATCGGTAGATATAAATGGATGACTACAAACGATGAAAAACAAACTGATTTTAAGCTTACTGACGGTTGCCATATTGAGTGCATCGCCGGCTGTTTTGGCGAAACGCCCGCAGGGTCCTCAAGCAGTCACTGTCGTGACTGAGCAAGTTCAAACTCACCAAGTCTCTCAATCGCTCTCATTGGTGGGTAAGTTGGAAGCGGCACAATCGGTGATGGTTTCACCTGAAACGACAGGTAAAGTCGAGCAAATTGCTGTTTCGGCTAATCAAACGGTGAAAAAAGGGCAGTTGCTGATCCAGCTAAATGATGACAAGGCGCGTGCTGCGGTGAAAGAAGCTAACGCTTATCTGAAGGATGAACAGCGCAAGTTGAAAGAGTTTGAACGTCTTGTTACTCGTAATGCGATCACCCAAACTGAAATTGACGCGCAAAAAGCCAGTGTCGAAATTGCCCAAGCTCGTTTAGACGCCGCGAACGCCGACCTTAAAGATCTTCATATTAGTGCACCTTTTGCTGGTACGGTCGGCTTTATTGATTTTAGCCGCGGAAAAATGGTTTCTGCTGGCACAGAACTGCTGTCATTAGATGACCTCTCAGTGATGGAGTTGGATCTGCAAGTCCCTGAGCGTTATTTATCGCAAATCTCTAAGGGGATGGAAGTAACGGCGACGACCAGTGCTTGGGATGACGTTGTTTTCAGTGGTGAGGTGATTGGCATCGATTCTCGTATTAACCAAGAGACACTGAATTTACGCGTGAGAATTCATTTTTCCAATCAAGACCTTAAGCTAAAGCCGGGGATGCTTGTGCTCGCGGATATGGACTTCCCAGCTATTAATGCCCCGATTATTCCGGTCCAAGCTTTGGAATACTCAGGAACTAAGCGTTATGTGTACGTCATCGGAGATGATAATGTTGCGCAGCGTACTGAAGTGATTCTTGGTGCCCGAGTGGAAAATCAAGTGGTGATCAATAAAGGCTTAAAGATTGGTCAGCGTATTGTTGTGCAAGGTATCGTTAACATGCGTGATGGCGCGAATGTCATCGAGCAGGGCAGCAAGCCAGCGGTAAAAGGTGACAAGTAATGTGGTTATCTGATGTATCGGTGAAGCGACCGGTCTCAGCGTTGGTGCTGAGTTTGCTGCTGTGTGTGTTTGGTATTGTTTCCTTTTCGAAACTCGCTGTGCGTGAAATGCCAGATATCGAAAGCCCAGTGGTCTCGGTAAGCACTCGCTATGAGGGCGCGTCAGCGACCATTATCGAAAGCCAAATTACCTCGGCATTGGAAGAGCAACTGTCGGGCATCAGTGGTATCGATGAAATTACCTCTACCACGCGCAATAGCATGTCGCGTATTACCATTACCTTCGAACTTGGCTACGACTTAAACACCGGTGTCAGCGACGTTCGTGATGCGGTGGCTCGTGCTCAACGCTCGCTACCGGAAGAAGCTGATGATCCGATTGTTTATAAAAACAATGGTTCGGGTGAAGCCTCACTTTACATCAATCTAAGTTCGTCAGAGATGGACCGTACGCAATTAACGGACTATGTCGAACGCGTATTAATCGACCGTTTTAGCCTTCTAACTGGCATCAGTTCTGTTGATATCTCCGGTGGGTTGTACAAAGTTATGTACGTGAAACTCAAACCGGATTTGATGGCAGGGCGTGGCGTAACAACCGCCGATATTACTCAAGCCTTGCGCAGTGAAAACCTCGAAAGTCCTGGAGGACAGGTTCGTAATGACCAAACGGTGATGTCGGTGCGCACTGCTCGTACTTATCAGGATGTAGAAGACTTTGAATATTTGGTTGTGCGCCGCGCCAGTGACGGCACGCCGCTCTACCTGAAAGATGTCGCCGACGTGTACATTGGTGCTGAAAACGAAAACTCGACGTTTAAAAGCGATGGTGTGGTCAACGTTAGCTTAGGTATTGTTCCGCAGTCAGATGCCAACCCGCTAGAGGTGGCGAAACTGGTACATGCTGAAGTAGATAAGATTCAAAAATTCTTACCCAAGGGCACTCGCTTGGCGATCGATTACGACTCAACCGTATTTATTGAGCGTTCGATAGAAGAAGTCTACAGCACTTTATTTGTTACCGGTGGCTTGGTCATTCTGGTTCTGTATGTGTTTATTGGGCAGGCTCGTGCAACGTTGATTCCTGCCGTTACCGTGCCGGTTTCTTTGATTTCAGCCTTTATCGCCGCGTACTTTTTTGGTTTCTCGATTAACTTGATCACCCTAATGGCATTGATTCTATCCATCGGTCTGGTGGTGGATGATGCCATCGTGGTGGTAGAGAATATTTTCCACCATATTGAACGGGGCGAGAAGCCGTTGCTGGCAGCCTATAAAGGGACGCGAGAAGTTGGATTTGCGGTTATCGCAACCACCTTGGTTCTTGTGATGGTGTTCCTGCCGATTTCATTTATGGACGGTATGGTTGGCTTATTGTTCACCGAGTTTTCTGTACTGCTTGCGATGTCAGTGATTTTCTCATCGCTTGTTGCGTTGACCTTAACGCCTGTACTGGGTAGCAAACTGCTTAAAGCCAATGTAAAGCGTGGGCGTTTCAACCTGTTTGTTGAACGAATCTTCCAACGTTTGGAAGGTGGATATCGCAAACTGCTTGGCTATGCACTTAAAGCCAAGTGGGCGGCACCCTTAGTGATTCTCGCTTGTCTGGGTGGTAGCTATGGATTGATGCAGCAAGTGCCAACACAATTGGCTCCAAGTGAAGACCGCGGGGTAATTTTTGCCTTTGTTCGTGGTGCTGATGCGACTAGTTACAACCGTATGGCTGCCAATATGGATGAAGTGGAAGAGCGTTTAATGCCTTTACTTGGGCAAGGCTTCCTAAAATCATTCTCGATGCAATCTCCGGCCTTTGGCGGTATGGCGGGTGACCAAACTGGCTTTGTGATTATGATTCTAGATGACTGGAATGATCGCAGTGTGACGGCACAGCAAGCGCTTGGTGAGGTGCGTAAAGCGCTAAACGGGATGGCCGATGTTCGTGTATTCCCATTTATGCCAGGTTTTAGAGGGGGCTCTAGCGAACCTGTACAATTTGTGCTTGGCGGCTCAGATTACCAAGAGTTAAAAGGTTGGGCTGAGAAGCTGCAACTATTGGCTGAAGAATCTCCTTATATGGAAGGGGCGGAGATTGATTACTCGGAGAAAACCCCTGAACTTCTCGTCACTGTTGATAAGCAACGCGCTGCCGAGTTGGGGATTAGCGTGGCTGATATTTCTGATACATTGGAGATTATGCTAGGCGGTAAACGTGAAACGACCTTTGTTGAGCGTGGTGAAGAGTATGATGTTTACTTACGTGGTGATGAGAACAGCTTCAATAACGCGGCTGACTTAACTCAGATCTATATGCGTACCGCTTCTGGTGAGTTGGTTACCTTAGATGCCATCACCAAGATTGAAGAAGTGGCCTCAGCGGTGCGTCTATCGCATTACAACAAGCAAAAATCGGTAACTGTGTCGGCCAACTTGTCAGATGGTTATACCTTAGGTGAGGCATTGGATTACCTCGACCAACAGGCCATTGATAATTTACCGAGTGATATCAGCGTGAGCTACTCCGGTGAATCAAAAGATTATAAGGAAAACCAGTCAAGCGTGCTGGTGGTGTTCGCATTGGCACTCTTGGTGGCATACCTAGTATTGGCAGCGCAGTTTGAAAGCTTTATTAACCCACTGGTGGTCATGCTGACTGTACCTATGGGCGTGTTCGGTGGTTTCCTTGGTTTGTTTGTGATGGAACAAGGTTTCAACGTCTACAGTCAGATCGGTATGATTATGCTAATCGGTATGGTGACCAAAAACGGTATCTTAATCGTGGAGTTTGCCAACCAACTGCGTGACCGTGGTTTAGAGTTTGAAAAAGCAATTATCGATGCGTCTGCGCGTCGTCTGCGTCCAATTATGATGACAGCGTTTACCACACTCGCAGGAGCTATTCCGTTGATCATCTCGACAGGAGCAGGCTATGAAGGGCGTGTTGCGGTTGGTACAGTGATTTTCTTTGGTATGGGCTTTGCCACCTTAGTGACGCTGTTTGTGATTCCAGCGATGTATCGATTGATTTCAGGCAGTACGCAAGCTCCGGGGCATGTTGAAGCAGAGCTGAAACGTGAGCTTGAACATGATGTGAAAGGGCGAATCTCTCACGGAGAGATGTAACAACAAAAACCGAGGCAATAGCCTCGGTTTTCTTTGAGCGGTCAAACAAGAATGGGCTAGCTTATGCCGCGTCTTCTTGTTGCTCTTCAGCGTTGTCGGTAACCGCTTCGACTTTTTTCGCTTTCTTCGGAGCTGGGCGACGTTTTGCGCCGAGAGCGTAAAGTACTTCTTCTTTGTTCTGTGCCAAGAACATTGCCAAGTCTTCTTGCTTCGCTTCGTCTTCTAATAATTCGCTTTTACCTAGCAGTCCGAATAGTTCGTCTGCCATATCCAGCATTTTGTCGTATGCGTCAGCGTCCGCTTTAGAGGTAAAAGTCATTTTCTCTTCTCCGTTGCGTTCTACCACGTACTTAACGATTACAGCCATGGTTATTCCTCTAGCTCGAATGAATAATTAATCACTGGCTTTTTATACAGTTTTTGAGCGAGCAAGTCTAGGACGGGCAGCAAAACTGCGACCCGAGTGCTCAGTGAGTATCCTCTCTTCACCCAATTTATTGCTGCCACTGATAGCAAAATTTGATAAACGCTTTTAGTAACGGGCTCTGATATTTCTCTTTGTGTACCAGCAACCAAAAACGACGTTTCATATCGAGGGGGAGTTCGATGGTGACAACCCGTCCATCTCTTATCGCAGGTGCCGCTGCTAAGCGTGATAAACAGCCAAGTCCTAACCCTGCGGAAACACAGTTGATGAGAGCTTCGGTGGTATTGAGCTGAAATGCCTCATGCCAATGTTCTATACGTGGCGCGATAGCTCGGAGGAAAAATTCGCGAGAACCAGAGCCTGCTTCACGTAAGATCCACTCACTGGCTTCCAAATCGCCTACTTTGGGCGAAACTAAGCTAGCTAATGGTGAGTTTGGACTACAGATAATGCACATTTCATCTTGGCTGAACTGAGTTGAGATCAGTTCTGGGTGTAGTGTTTTCCCTTCAATCAGAGCGATATCCAGTTCATAGTCGACCAGTTTTTGGCAAATGAGTGCCGAGTTGGAGATGAATAAGCTCTGTGCATGGTGAGCAGTTTGTTGTCGAAAGTCACTCAGTAAGTAAGGTGCGACTTGATTACCAATGGTATCACTCGCCCCGATTCGCAACTGTCCCGTGAGAGTAGAATCATCATCAAGCAGCAGTTCAATGTCTTCCACTCGATGCAGTAACTCATCCACCAATGGCAACAGCTTTTGCCCTTCTTGATTGAGTATTAGGCGTTTATTGACGCGATCGAAGAGCGAGTGACCCAGCTGTTTTTCTAACTCCGCAAGCGCCATACTGACTGCCGCTTTGGATAGAAACAGAGCCTCAGCCGCTTCGGTTAATGTATCGTAGTGATTAATAGTGGCAAAAACTTTGAGTTGTTTAAGTGAGATGTTCACGGCGATAAGGTTGTTTTATTTTATTGAACTAATGTTCTAAATAATTAGATATAACTAAACAAAGTGCAAGAGTAGAATCATTGCCAGAACAGAAAGAAAGTAAAGAGTGTGAACCATGATCAAAGCAACTAAAGCAAAAGTATTCGGCGCGCCAACACCAATGGCTGGTCTTGCGCTTGGTATTGCCAGTCTTGGCTGGTGCTGGGAGAACGGTGCAGCGCTAAATGGTTATGGACAAATGTTCGGAGCAGTGATCGCTTCAGTGCTGCTGGTTATCTTAAGTGTTAAATTTCTATTTCATCGTCATCTATTAGCGCAAGATTTAGCGCACCCTGTGGTGGGTAGTGTCGTTCCGACTTTTGCGATGGCGACGATGGTGGTGTCCAACTGTTTGGGTAAATGGTCAGCCCTCGTTGGGGATACGTTGTGGCTGGTTGCGGTTGTCTTGCATATTAGCTTCCTAGCCAGCTTTGTTTACCACCGTGCGAAAAGTTTTGAACTGTCGCATATGGTTCCAAGTTGGTTTGTTCCACCTGTGGGTATTGTTGTTGCCGATGTGTCATTTTCTGGCAATCCACAGCTTGCATGGATTGCACAAGCGACTTTAATTTTTGGTTTGGTTGCTTATGCGGTAATGCTTCCTGCGATGATTTACCGTTTGATCTTTGCCGGTGAGATCCCTGATGCAGCAAAACCAACGTTAGCAATTATGGCTGCGCCAGCTAGCCTTTCATTGGCAGGTTACCTAAGTGTCACCACTGATCCATCTCCAGTAATTGTGGGTGTGTTGTTTGGCATTGCGGTGCTAATGACCATGGTGATCTATTTGGCTTTTATTAAACTACTTCGACTTCCATTTAGCGCAGGCTTTGCGGCATTTACTTTCCCAATGGTTATCGGCTCTACCGCATTGTTTAAACTCAGTGCTTGGATGGTCGAGCTTAATGTTGCAGACCGCTATGTGGATCAAGTGCACGCGCTTGCGGTGGGTGAATTGTGGATTGCAACCTTAGTTGTGGGCTATGTTGCTGCGCGCTACTTCCATTTCTATCAACCACACCGTGTTGTTCTTCAACCCGTCACGCAATAAAACCA
This is a stretch of genomic DNA from Vibrio panuliri. It encodes these proteins:
- a CDS encoding TDT family transporter, which translates into the protein MIKATKAKVFGAPTPMAGLALGIASLGWCWENGAALNGYGQMFGAVIASVLLVILSVKFLFHRHLLAQDLAHPVVGSVVPTFAMATMVVSNCLGKWSALVGDTLWLVAVVLHISFLASFVYHRAKSFELSHMVPSWFVPPVGIVVADVSFSGNPQLAWIAQATLIFGLVAYAVMLPAMIYRLIFAGEIPDAAKPTLAIMAAPASLSLAGYLSVTTDPSPVIVGVLFGIAVLMTMVIYLAFIKLLRLPFSAGFAAFTFPMVIGSTALFKLSAWMVELNVADRYVDQVHALAVGELWIATLVVGYVAARYFHFYQPHRVVLQPVTQ
- the vexH gene encoding vibriobactin export RND transporter permease subunit VexH, with the translated sequence MWLSDVSVKRPVSALVLSLLLCVFGIVSFSKLAVREMPDIESPVVSVSTRYEGASATIIESQITSALEEQLSGISGIDEITSTTRNSMSRITITFELGYDLNTGVSDVRDAVARAQRSLPEEADDPIVYKNNGSGEASLYINLSSSEMDRTQLTDYVERVLIDRFSLLTGISSVDISGGLYKVMYVKLKPDLMAGRGVTTADITQALRSENLESPGGQVRNDQTVMSVRTARTYQDVEDFEYLVVRRASDGTPLYLKDVADVYIGAENENSTFKSDGVVNVSLGIVPQSDANPLEVAKLVHAEVDKIQKFLPKGTRLAIDYDSTVFIERSIEEVYSTLFVTGGLVILVLYVFIGQARATLIPAVTVPVSLISAFIAAYFFGFSINLITLMALILSIGLVVDDAIVVVENIFHHIERGEKPLLAAYKGTREVGFAVIATTLVLVMVFLPISFMDGMVGLLFTEFSVLLAMSVIFSSLVALTLTPVLGSKLLKANVKRGRFNLFVERIFQRLEGGYRKLLGYALKAKWAAPLVILACLGGSYGLMQQVPTQLAPSEDRGVIFAFVRGADATSYNRMAANMDEVEERLMPLLGQGFLKSFSMQSPAFGGMAGDQTGFVIMILDDWNDRSVTAQQALGEVRKALNGMADVRVFPFMPGFRGGSSEPVQFVLGGSDYQELKGWAEKLQLLAEESPYMEGAEIDYSEKTPELLVTVDKQRAAELGISVADISDTLEIMLGGKRETTFVERGEEYDVYLRGDENSFNNAADLTQIYMRTASGELVTLDAITKIEEVASAVRLSHYNKQKSVTVSANLSDGYTLGEALDYLDQQAIDNLPSDISVSYSGESKDYKENQSSVLVVFALALLVAYLVLAAQFESFINPLVVMLTVPMGVFGGFLGLFVMEQGFNVYSQIGMIMLIGMVTKNGILIVEFANQLRDRGLEFEKAIIDASARRLRPIMMTAFTTLAGAIPLIISTGAGYEGRVAVGTVIFFGMGFATLVTLFVIPAMYRLISGSTQAPGHVEAELKRELEHDVKGRISHGEM
- a CDS encoding efflux RND transporter periplasmic adaptor subunit, coding for MKNKLILSLLTVAILSASPAVLAKRPQGPQAVTVVTEQVQTHQVSQSLSLVGKLEAAQSVMVSPETTGKVEQIAVSANQTVKKGQLLIQLNDDKARAAVKEANAYLKDEQRKLKEFERLVTRNAITQTEIDAQKASVEIAQARLDAANADLKDLHISAPFAGTVGFIDFSRGKMVSAGTELLSLDDLSVMELDLQVPERYLSQISKGMEVTATTSAWDDVVFSGEVIGIDSRINQETLNLRVRIHFSNQDLKLKPGMLVLADMDFPAINAPIIPVQALEYSGTKRYVYVIGDDNVAQRTEVILGARVENQVVINKGLKIGQRIVVQGIVNMRDGANVIEQGSKPAVKGDK
- a CDS encoding GntR family transcriptional regulator, with product MMAKTKKQEVCEHIVRFIKNNQLRKGDKLGSESALAKQFNMSRMTIREATRTLIDEGLIYRVNGSGLFVGEPKLVKQTHYHELTSFNERAKQQGMLAKRKVISINIEKPDEQIAQELHIKTSDYVYHIVRLMQFDSIPITLEDFFMPVSMFPNLNVSILEKSKYKYVETTTKQKVNESLQQLKPIIVEDENVRNLLDLAPNQPVMCVREVTYLKDGTPFEVNTSISNSKLIEINQVAKRSE
- a CDS encoding LysR family transcriptional regulator, encoding MAVNISLKQLKVFATINHYDTLTEAAEALFLSKAAVSMALAELEKQLGHSLFDRVNKRLILNQEGQKLLPLVDELLHRVEDIELLLDDDSTLTGQLRIGASDTIGNQVAPYLLSDFRQQTAHHAQSLFISNSALICQKLVDYELDIALIEGKTLHPELISTQFSQDEMCIICSPNSPLASLVSPKVGDLEASEWILREAGSGSREFFLRAIAPRIEHWHEAFQLNTTEALINCVSAGLGLGCLSRLAAAPAIRDGRVVTIELPLDMKRRFWLLVHKEKYQSPLLKAFIKFCYQWQQ
- a CDS encoding YebG family protein, which codes for MAVIVKYVVERNGEEKMTFTSKADADAYDKMLDMADELFGLLGKSELLEDEAKQEDLAMFLAQNKEEVLYALGAKRRPAPKKAKKVEAVTDNAEEQQEDAA